Proteins encoded together in one Orrella marina window:
- a CDS encoding primosomal protein N': MEGEIGADSLPTTGAENQYLFWAKVALDVPIGDLFEYEVRVRCEPGQRVIVPFGQRTLIGVVVSVHDEPSMASDQVRPVMEVLDDLPVLSTRWLAMASFAARYYHRTLGEVILPAIPVTLRKPASYLDNPPEKRPVARLRKRLAKLSKQSSVLGTIVAESTDTSVSNAIVERELTHDQRQAVEAIDAANGFQTFLLFGVTGAGKTEVYLQAAIHVLRRGGSVLFLVPEINLTPQFAAALGQRLQDVVDAHEVALMHSGLSDGQRSASWLAILEGQARVVLGTRLAIFAPLPRVDLIVVDEEHDASYKQQEGLRYSARDLAVWRAHQHRCPVILGSATPSLESWWHAQRGRYHRLNLTERALTVPLPSVRLVDTRRLQLEQGISPQVSEAMRETLEGGQQVLVYLNRRGYAPVLHCQSCGWLTQCQHCSVFTVLHKAAGKMRLHCHHCGVQRQVPRACPECGDQDLQPMGRGTQRLEEFLQTLFPDRTILRIDADSTRTKGSAQKLFDHVHSGKVDILVGTQMVSKGHDFRNLGLVVVLNSDAALFSQDFRAPERLFAQLVQVSGRAGRHTGEGKVIVQTDYPEQSVYQALIRHDYEGFARSQIAEREQAGLPPFSFQALMTAQAKELPVAVSFLEQARESAQTWLASSEVDCVMLYDVVPLRVVRVAGQCRAQLLIESSSRVMLQRLLSEWLPELGSRFGAAGLRWQIEVDPLEI; the protein is encoded by the coding sequence ATGGAAGGCGAAATCGGAGCAGACTCACTCCCGACAACCGGAGCAGAGAATCAGTACCTGTTCTGGGCTAAGGTAGCCCTTGACGTGCCCATTGGTGATCTGTTCGAGTATGAGGTTCGTGTCCGCTGTGAACCAGGGCAAAGGGTGATTGTTCCATTTGGTCAGAGAACCTTGATAGGTGTTGTTGTTTCTGTTCATGATGAGCCTTCCATGGCCTCTGATCAGGTCCGGCCCGTCATGGAAGTGCTTGATGATTTGCCGGTGCTATCGACGAGATGGCTGGCGATGGCCAGTTTTGCTGCACGCTACTATCACCGTACCCTCGGAGAGGTGATATTGCCAGCCATACCTGTCACGCTGCGTAAACCCGCGTCTTACCTGGACAACCCCCCGGAAAAACGTCCCGTCGCGCGACTAAGAAAACGGCTCGCCAAGTTGTCAAAGCAGTCCTCTGTCCTGGGGACGATCGTAGCCGAGTCGACTGACACCAGTGTCAGCAACGCGATTGTAGAACGCGAGCTCACCCATGATCAGAGACAAGCTGTTGAGGCGATTGATGCTGCAAACGGCTTTCAGACCTTTCTGCTTTTCGGGGTCACAGGGGCAGGCAAGACAGAGGTGTATCTGCAGGCAGCGATTCATGTCCTTCGGCGTGGAGGATCTGTCCTGTTCCTGGTCCCAGAGATCAATTTGACACCGCAATTTGCGGCAGCTCTGGGCCAGCGGTTGCAGGACGTAGTGGATGCTCATGAGGTTGCGCTCATGCATAGCGGTCTGTCAGATGGACAGCGCTCGGCAAGCTGGCTTGCAATCCTTGAAGGTCAGGCCAGGGTGGTGCTGGGTACTCGTCTGGCGATCTTTGCGCCCCTTCCGCGAGTGGACCTCATCGTTGTGGATGAGGAGCATGACGCCTCGTACAAGCAGCAGGAAGGATTGCGTTACTCTGCGCGCGACCTGGCGGTCTGGCGTGCGCACCAGCACAGGTGTCCCGTGATTCTCGGCTCTGCGACCCCTTCGCTTGAGTCCTGGTGGCATGCGCAGCGCGGCCGCTATCATCGGCTGAATCTGACAGAGCGAGCGCTGACCGTACCGCTGCCGTCCGTTCGACTCGTTGATACGCGAAGATTGCAACTCGAACAAGGCATCTCGCCCCAGGTCAGTGAGGCGATGCGAGAGACACTCGAGGGCGGACAGCAGGTGCTGGTGTACCTGAATCGACGTGGTTATGCTCCGGTTCTGCACTGTCAGAGTTGTGGATGGCTGACTCAGTGCCAGCATTGCAGCGTATTCACTGTGCTACACAAGGCAGCCGGCAAGATGCGTCTGCATTGCCACCACTGCGGTGTGCAGCGACAGGTCCCGCGTGCCTGCCCGGAGTGTGGTGACCAGGATTTGCAACCAATGGGCAGAGGAACCCAGCGGCTGGAGGAATTCCTGCAAACGCTGTTCCCGGATCGCACGATCTTGCGTATTGATGCAGACAGCACGCGCACCAAAGGGTCTGCTCAGAAGCTGTTTGATCATGTCCATTCGGGAAAGGTTGACATTCTGGTTGGTACGCAGATGGTGTCCAAAGGTCATGACTTCAGGAACCTCGGTCTGGTTGTTGTACTCAATTCGGACGCAGCACTCTTCTCCCAGGATTTTCGGGCGCCGGAAAGACTGTTTGCACAGCTGGTTCAGGTCTCCGGCCGAGCCGGTCGACATACCGGAGAGGGCAAAGTGATCGTGCAGACTGACTATCCCGAACAGTCGGTTTATCAGGCTTTGATACGGCATGATTACGAGGGTTTTGCGCGGTCTCAGATCGCCGAGCGGGAGCAAGCCGGGTTACCCCCTTTCAGTTTTCAGGCCTTGATGACTGCACAGGCAAAGGAGCTCCCGGTTGCCGTTTCTTTCCTGGAGCAAGCCAGAGAGAGTGCGCAGACGTGGCTGGCATCGAGTGAAGTTGACTGCGTCATGCTTTATGACGTTGTGCCGTTGCGGGTGGTACGAGTGGCAGGACAATGTCGTGCGCAGCTGTTGATCGAATCGTCATCACGGGTCATGCTACAGCGGCTACTGAGCGAATGGCTGCCAGAGCTGGGCTCAAGGTTTGGTGCTGCGGGTCTGCGGTGGCAAATTGAAGTCGATCCACTTGAAATTTGA